The Enterococcus rotai genome includes a window with the following:
- a CDS encoding DUF3958 family protein: protein MKEEEIRKRRIENEERQEENTEVTMLLERKIEDCGQLYASERHHNERVMAYFYRQEEGTFFEEIIEDARIEERRFFEEITDGQETLAKNKRQLEEQSETLYEAELQAIREEEDAHGQNGDW from the coding sequence ATGAAAGAGGAAGAGATTCGAAAAAGACGAATAGAAAATGAAGAAAGACAAGAAGAAAACACCGAAGTAACGATGTTATTAGAGCGGAAAATAGAAGATTGCGGTCAATTATATGCAAGTGAACGTCATCATAATGAACGAGTGATGGCTTATTTTTACCGACAAGAAGAAGGCACTTTTTTTGAAGAGATCATTGAAGATGCCCGAATCGAAGAACGTCGATTTTTTGAGGAAATAACTGACGGACAAGAAACGTTAGCCAAGAATAAAAGACAATTAGAAGAGCAGTCCGAAACCTTGTATGAAGCAGAATTACAAGCGATCAGAGAGGAGGAAGATGCCCATGGTCAAAATGGTGATTGGTGA
- a CDS encoding T7SS effector LXG polymorphic toxin: MPMVKMVIGEVQTQTEQIKAFGKTYSQALESVSSATQGILLVVGMSGQGMDSIKNYISSTYPALCKAVILHSEATVQANEQYLEGYTSQCGSEDLDSEELQDQINEADRLIQGFQSSKDSFAQAKRGLSEDSSKLMGMIFQAAINNMDAGITRNQAKKAKIEEKLRKFLAFCEKSPSYFDGLKGSEELMTKGMQALGVDGSGNVGAGSWNGKGFSLKDTAWIKDVNKNWNDRVERRDKQLLEGCKIIRVFDDRFGTDRYMIEKNGYRYALNEDDLSADLKKLIKKYGLDVLELSPTEMTKRVNDFQKSGRDYFSGDKVGMPGFGALAHGQDFMGKMQESGLWDAMWALGLTGAAVRNAQIYDKKISGPKMNNKNTNDFATELFLPDEYYKNNYSPMDGIPNSRMEFNRLGSSGSIERSIVIYDSQGKQSMRIDFSDHGNSLHHTNPHIHEYNWFDRGRAANETKYFLDENGLFRPGTINKDTNTIQFLD, encoded by the coding sequence ATGCCCATGGTCAAAATGGTGATTGGTGAAGTTCAAACCCAAACAGAACAAATCAAAGCATTTGGTAAAACATACAGCCAGGCACTGGAATCTGTCTCAAGCGCAACCCAAGGTATTCTCTTGGTTGTTGGCATGAGCGGTCAAGGAATGGATAGTATAAAAAACTATATTTCAAGCACGTATCCAGCTTTGTGTAAGGCCGTTATCCTCCACAGCGAAGCAACAGTTCAAGCCAATGAGCAATATTTAGAGGGATACACGTCGCAATGCGGCAGTGAAGATTTGGATTCAGAGGAATTACAAGATCAAATCAACGAAGCAGATAGATTAATTCAAGGGTTTCAATCCTCAAAAGACAGCTTTGCCCAAGCGAAACGAGGATTATCAGAAGACAGCTCAAAATTGATGGGGATGATTTTCCAAGCTGCGATCAATAATATGGATGCAGGAATTACCCGAAATCAAGCGAAGAAAGCAAAAATAGAAGAAAAACTCCGTAAGTTTTTGGCATTTTGTGAAAAGTCTCCGAGCTACTTCGATGGGCTGAAAGGTTCAGAAGAACTAATGACAAAAGGGATGCAGGCGCTAGGCGTTGACGGTTCAGGAAATGTTGGCGCAGGAAGTTGGAATGGCAAAGGATTTTCTTTAAAAGATACTGCTTGGATCAAGGATGTAAATAAGAATTGGAATGATCGCGTTGAAAGACGGGATAAACAACTATTAGAGGGTTGTAAGATTATCCGTGTCTTTGATGATAGATTTGGAACAGATCGCTACATGATTGAGAAAAATGGTTATCGTTATGCATTGAATGAGGACGATTTATCAGCAGATTTAAAGAAATTAATCAAAAAATACGGCTTAGATGTGTTAGAATTAAGTCCAACAGAGATGACAAAACGAGTCAATGATTTCCAGAAAAGTGGACGAGATTATTTTAGTGGTGATAAAGTTGGAATGCCAGGCTTTGGTGCTTTAGCACATGGACAAGATTTTATGGGGAAAATGCAAGAATCAGGTCTGTGGGATGCGATGTGGGCGCTTGGATTGACAGGAGCTGCGGTGAGGAATGCGCAGATTTATGATAAGAAAATTAGCGGACCCAAAATGAATAATAAAAATACAAATGATTTTGCTACAGAATTATTTTTACCAGATGAGTATTATAAAAATAATTACTCACCTATGGATGGCATTCCTAATAGTAGAATGGAATTTAACAGGTTAGGCTCTAGTGGTAGTATTGAGAGATCTATTGTAATTTATGACAGTCAAGGGAAACAAAGTATGAGAATAGATTTTTCAGATCATGGTAATTCTCTCCATCATACAAATCCGCACATTCACGAATATAACTGGTTTGATAGAGGAAGAGCAGCGAATGAAACAAAATATTTCTTAGATGAAAATGGCCTATTTAGGCCTGGGACAATAAATAAAGATACTAATACCATTCAATTTTTAGATTAA
- a CDS encoding ABC transporter ATP-binding protein, whose product MEEKYESEWTKSVPIKEQISIVRRLLKFARPFRGTFLIAILFALVLAVINILLPRIIQLFMDDYLTPKTATNQVILFFAGLYLFGVIVKSIVWFFQWFLYSTASLKTYQYIRVKLFEKLQTLGMRYFDQTPAGSIVSRVTNDTETLFEFWYVFLMVLTGIFAVVSSFIAMFQINGKIALYNLIFLPILLIVIWYYQKFSSRIYRSMREKLSQLNTKLNEYISGMQIIQQFRQERRLEREFEETNNDYLRTRFSMIRTNSLLLGPIINFLYTLAIGLTLTLFGYDALHSPVEVGLIYAFVTYVQAFFNPMTQMMDFLSVFTDGMVAGSRILKIFDNEELTPQQNNGANAEIIRGKIEFRNVSFSYDGKNKVLKNISFIANPGETVALIGHTGSGKSSIINVLMRFYEFYEGEILIDDRDIREYPLPELRKKLGLVLQDAFMFYGDIAGNIRMLNPEITDEQIKTAAEFVQADKFIETLPKKYHAKVIERGASYSSGQRQLISFARTIVTDPKILVLDEATANIDTETEGLIQEGLANMRQGRTTIAIAHRLSTIRDADLILVLDKGRIVERGNHDNLLAQNGLYADMYQLQNSEG is encoded by the coding sequence TTGTTAGACGGTTGCTAAAATTTGCGCGTCCATTTCGTGGTACCTTTTTAATTGCAATTTTATTTGCTTTGGTGCTTGCTGTTATTAATATTCTTTTGCCAAGGATCATTCAATTGTTTATGGATGATTATCTAACGCCAAAAACGGCGACGAACCAAGTAATTCTCTTTTTTGCTGGTTTATATCTATTTGGTGTGATCGTTAAAAGTATTGTCTGGTTTTTCCAATGGTTTTTATATTCAACTGCTTCATTGAAAACCTATCAATATATTCGTGTGAAGTTATTTGAAAAACTACAAACTTTGGGTATGCGCTACTTTGACCAAACACCAGCAGGTTCAATCGTTTCTAGAGTTACGAATGACACAGAAACGCTATTTGAATTTTGGTATGTCTTTTTAATGGTGTTGACAGGAATCTTTGCGGTAGTTTCCTCATTTATTGCGATGTTTCAAATTAATGGGAAAATTGCGTTGTACAACTTGATTTTCTTACCTATTCTTTTGATTGTGATTTGGTACTATCAAAAATTTAGTTCTAGAATTTATCGTAGTATGCGGGAAAAATTAAGTCAGTTAAACACTAAATTAAATGAATATATTTCTGGTATGCAGATCATTCAGCAATTTAGACAAGAACGTCGTTTAGAAAGAGAATTTGAAGAAACCAATAATGATTATTTGCGTACGCGTTTTTCAATGATCAGAACGAATTCACTGCTTTTAGGGCCAATCATTAACTTTTTATATACACTGGCGATTGGTTTGACATTAACCTTATTTGGTTATGATGCGTTGCACTCTCCTGTTGAAGTTGGATTGATTTATGCGTTTGTAACGTATGTTCAAGCATTTTTTAATCCGATGACACAAATGATGGATTTCCTCAGTGTCTTTACCGATGGCATGGTTGCAGGCAGCAGGATTTTAAAAATCTTTGATAATGAAGAGTTGACGCCACAACAAAATAATGGTGCGAATGCGGAAATTATTCGTGGAAAGATCGAATTTCGTAATGTTAGTTTCTCTTATGATGGTAAAAATAAGGTGTTAAAGAATATTAGTTTTATTGCAAATCCTGGTGAGACTGTTGCGTTGATTGGTCATACAGGAAGCGGTAAAAGCTCAATCATCAATGTTTTGATGCGTTTTTATGAGTTTTATGAGGGTGAAATTTTGATTGATGATCGTGATATTCGTGAGTACCCATTACCAGAGTTAAGAAAAAAATTAGGGCTAGTTCTGCAGGATGCCTTTATGTTTTATGGTGATATCGCTGGGAATATTCGGATGTTGAATCCAGAAATTACCGATGAGCAAATCAAAACAGCAGCTGAATTTGTTCAAGCGGATAAGTTTATTGAAACCCTCCCAAAAAAATATCATGCAAAAGTGATTGAAAGAGGTGCAAGTTACTCAAGTGGTCAACGTCAGCTGATTTCATTTGCTAGAACAATCGTAACGGATCCAAAAATTTTAGTATTAGATGAAGCAACAGCAAACATTGATACTGAGACAGAAGGCTTGATTCAAGAAGGGTTAGCGAATATGCGTCAAGGCAGAACAACGATCGCCATTGCCCATCGTTTATCCACCATTCGTGATGCTGATCTGATTTTGGTCTTAGACAAAGGACGGATTGTAGAACGTGGCAATCATGATAACTTATTAGCTCAGAATGGTTTATACGCAGATATGTATCAGTTACAAAATAGTGAAGGTTAA
- the trxB gene encoding thioredoxin-disulfide reductase translates to MYDVIIIGAGPAGMTAALYASRSNLSVLMIERGAPGGQMNNTAEVENYPGFDSIMGPELAYKMYENVEKFGTENAYGIVMDIKDQGSYKEVICDDKTYQAKTVIIATGCEHRKLGVKGEEEFAGRGVSYCAVCDGAFFRNKKLLVIGGGDSAVEEAIYLTQFASEVVIVHRRDELRAQKIIQDRAFANEKISFEWNTVLEEIVGNDMVVTGGQLRNILTDEVKEIDADGVFIYVGLDPLTEPFKKAGLTNAEGWIETDQDMKTSMPGVFAIGDVREKTLRQITTAVGEGGIAGQQVYKYIEDMTEAEEVK, encoded by the coding sequence ATGTATGATGTAATTATAATTGGAGCTGGACCAGCTGGTATGACTGCCGCTTTATATGCGTCTCGTTCTAATCTGTCAGTATTAATGATTGAACGTGGAGCACCAGGAGGTCAAATGAATAATACGGCTGAGGTTGAAAACTATCCAGGTTTTGACTCGATCATGGGACCTGAACTGGCTTATAAAATGTACGAAAACGTTGAAAAATTTGGTACTGAAAATGCATACGGCATTGTAATGGATATCAAAGATCAAGGTTCTTATAAAGAAGTGATTTGTGATGATAAAACCTATCAAGCTAAAACAGTGATCATTGCAACAGGTTGTGAACATCGTAAATTAGGTGTTAAAGGGGAAGAAGAATTTGCAGGTCGTGGTGTTTCTTATTGTGCGGTTTGTGATGGCGCCTTCTTCCGTAATAAAAAACTTTTAGTGATCGGCGGCGGCGACTCAGCAGTTGAAGAAGCGATTTATCTAACTCAATTTGCATCAGAAGTTGTAATCGTGCATCGTCGTGACGAATTGCGTGCACAAAAAATCATCCAAGATCGTGCGTTTGCTAATGAAAAAATTTCTTTTGAATGGAATACCGTTTTAGAAGAAATTGTTGGAAATGATATGGTTGTAACGGGTGGACAATTAAGAAATATCTTGACAGATGAAGTGAAAGAAATCGACGCGGACGGTGTGTTTATCTACGTCGGACTTGATCCATTGACTGAACCATTCAAAAAAGCTGGATTAACAAATGCTGAAGGCTGGATCGAAACAGATCAAGATATGAAGACAAGTATGCCAGGTGTTTTTGCCATTGGGGATGTCCGTGAAAAAACATTACGCCAAATCACGACAGCGGTTGGCGAAGGCGGAATTGCAGGCCAACAAGTGTATAAATATATTGAAGATATGACAGAGGCGGAAGAAGTTAAATAA
- a CDS encoding DUF1398 family protein has protein sequence MSLNVKAIEEIVNNEKNAGGFSELIRDFKKIGVEKYEYLVEAGVYRYYDEASSIEIQLNGKPKTVAVTESSAEIKNAVLKAQAGDITFEEFTELAGVAGVAYWRTDLVAMQVDYFGQSGEILLSEPIPEV, from the coding sequence ATGAGTCTTAATGTAAAAGCAATCGAAGAAATCGTCAATAATGAAAAAAATGCGGGCGGATTTTCCGAGTTGATTCGTGATTTTAAAAAGATCGGCGTTGAGAAATATGAGTATTTGGTAGAAGCGGGCGTCTATCGCTACTATGATGAGGCGTCATCTATTGAAATCCAACTGAATGGTAAACCTAAAACGGTTGCTGTGACAGAGTCTTCTGCAGAAATAAAAAATGCAGTTTTAAAAGCACAAGCAGGTGACATTACCTTTGAAGAATTCACAGAGCTTGCTGGAGTTGCAGGAGTAGCTTATTGGCGGACAGATTTAGTGGCTATGCAGGTGGATTATTTTGGTCAAAGTGGCGAAATTTTGTTAAGTGAACCAATTCCAGAAGTTTAG
- a CDS encoding TIGR04197 family type VII secretion effector, protein MIDINAGEIQNQATKIGQANDKLTISQTVTFSSGTTVPGNSLANSTFEKLKSSSSTIQQLLNRDTANIQSAVAAFKRADTQVQQLFKSPL, encoded by the coding sequence ATGATTGATATTAATGCTGGTGAAATTCAAAATCAGGCAACCAAGATTGGTCAAGCCAACGATAAATTAACAATCTCCCAAACGGTGACTTTTTCTTCTGGGACAACGGTGCCAGGAAATAGTTTAGCAAACAGTACTTTTGAAAAATTAAAAAGCTCTTCCTCAACCATTCAACAACTGTTAAACCGTGATACTGCCAATATTCAAAGTGCAGTTGCGGCCTTTAAACGAGCGGATACACAAGTTCAACAACTGTTTAAATCACCTTTATAA